From the genome of Eublepharis macularius isolate TG4126 chromosome 12, MPM_Emac_v1.0, whole genome shotgun sequence, one region includes:
- the LOC129340521 gene encoding olfactory receptor 11G2-like, whose translation MEKSNGTTVQEFILLGFRVGQQGRLLLLIFFTVVYTLTLAENFIIIMLVVQDSRLARLPMYILLSNFSWLEMCYVTATVPRMLFDLSFAHGVISFQACFFQFYNFFSLGNTECFFLSAMALDRYLAICHPLLYPKIMSQEACYKLVASCWILGFLWYAAPVFLISRLSFCGPNTIDHFVCDPGPIFALACPPLGYVPLLFNIFVSSVVLATFLFIVVSYAFVSITLVKTSSQRSCMKGFSTVSSHLAVVTLFYGSVVAMYVGPNGKDHAETTKVVTLFYSAVTPLLNPLIYCLRNDQVKEAMARLLRRKRMK comes from the coding sequence ATGGAGAAGAGCAATGGGACCACAGTACAGGAGTTCATTCTGCTGGGCTTCAGAGTCGGACAACAGGGACGCCTGCTCCTTCTCATCTTCTTCACAGTTGTCTACACCCTCACTTTGGCTGAGAACTTCATTATCATCATGTTAGTAGTTCAAGACTCTCGCCTAGCTCGCCTTCCCATGTACATCCTGCTGAGTAATTTCTCCTGGTTGGAGATGTGTTATGTTACAGCCACCGTGCCAAGGATGCTCTTTGACCTGTCCTTCGCCCACGGGGTCATCTCCTTCCAGGCCTGCTTCTTCCAATTTTATAACTTTTTCTCCCTTGGCAATACGGAATGCTTCTTCCTCTCAGCCATGGCCTTGGATCGCTATTTAGCTATCTGTCACCCACTGCTGTATCCCAAAATTATGTCCCAAGAGGCCTGCTACAAACTGGTGGCTTCTTGCTGGATCCTTGGCTTCCTGTGGTATGCTGCACCAGTGTTTTTGATCTCCAGGTTATCCTTCTGTGGCCCCAACACCATTGACCACTTTGTGTGTGATCCTGGCCCTATCTTTGCGTTGGCTTGTCCCCCACTGGGGTATGTACCCCTGCTCTTCAACATCTTTGTCTCTTCTGTGGTTCTGGCCACCTTTCTCTTCATTGTAGTGTCATACGCATTTGTAAGTATCACTCTGGTAAAAACATCTAGCCAAAGGAGTTGTATGAAGGGCTTCTCCACTGTCTCTTCCCACCTAGCTGTGGTGACGCTTTTCTATGGCTCTGTGGTAGCCATGTATGTGGGACCAAATGGTAAAGATCATGCCGAGACAACTAAGGTTGTGACTCTCTTCTACTCTGCTGTCACCCCTCTGCTTAATCCCCTGATCTACTGCCTTAGGAATGACCAGGTGAAGGAAGCAATGGCTAGACTCTTAAGAAGAAAGAGGATGAAGTAG